From Deferribacterota bacterium, one genomic window encodes:
- a CDS encoding FliM/FliN family flagellar motor switch protein, producing the protein MNNFIEDLAELLKEQIEEALEAIANREIEVNITSSGVFKIDMFSEKFMDEAIAEVYDNIHKLEGGFFFIREDLIGLSNIMLTGEYKKEQLFSDEKIDAALELLRQITSSINVPFYEKFGEKIDLKANSILNVDERLVNTFKNEYIAISFSCNIDSENIGFVFFINSKLEDHVGTNDAYKEEGGTGARNIDMLLDIEVPVAVKIGTTKVYLKDLLNFTSGNVIELKESVNEPVELVVNNKTIAYGEVVVADGYFGLKIKEILKKDERIKHLADKEV; encoded by the coding sequence ACAAATAGAAGAGGCATTAGAAGCAATAGCTAATAGAGAGATTGAAGTAAACATTACTAGTAGCGGAGTTTTTAAAATTGATATGTTTTCTGAAAAATTTATGGATGAAGCAATAGCTGAGGTTTATGATAACATACATAAGCTAGAGGGGGGATTCTTTTTTATAAGGGAGGATTTAATTGGTCTATCAAATATAATGTTAACAGGTGAGTATAAGAAGGAACAACTCTTTTCTGATGAAAAGATAGATGCTGCATTAGAATTATTGAGGCAGATTACTAGCAGTATTAATGTCCCTTTCTATGAGAAATTTGGCGAAAAGATCGATTTAAAAGCTAATTCAATACTTAATGTAGATGAGAGGCTAGTAAATACCTTTAAAAATGAATATATTGCAATATCTTTCAGTTGTAATATAGATTCAGAGAATATAGGTTTTGTATTTTTTATTAATAGCAAATTGGAAGATCATGTTGGAACTAATGATGCCTATAAAGAAGAAGGTGGTACAGGGGCTCGTAATATTGATATGCTTCTTGATATAGAGGTGCCTGTTGCTGTTAAAATAGGTACAACTAAGGTATACCTAAAGGATCTGCTTAATTTTACAAGTGGAAATGTAATCGAGCTAAAAGAATCTGTTAATGAGCCAGTTGAATTGGTTGTAAATAATAAGACTATAGCCTATGGCGAAGTTGTTGTTGCCGATGGTTATTTCGGATTAAAGATTAAAGAGATATTAAAGAAAGATGAAAGAATAAAACATTTGGCAGATAAGGAGGTATAA